The nucleotide sequence TGTATATCCTTTCATCCTGCGAATCCCGGTTCAGACAATATAATACCAGACCTGACGGTAAAATTGCTTCGTCGTTTCCTCCTCGAAATGACGTGGTTGGGAAAACCAACATTTAAGCGTCATTGCGAGGCATAAGGTAATGATTGATAAAGTTCCGGGTATGAAATTTTAAGACTTTATCTTCTTATGAAAAAATGCCGCGGCAATCTGTTTGGGGTAAGCTGTGTTGGTTGATTTTTGTTGGGTATAACACTAGACCTTACGATAAGGTTGCTTCGTCATTTCCTCCTCGAAATGACGTGGTTGAGTGAGTTGTAATAGTGGTTGTTATTATCTGATAGGTTATAAAAACGCCTTCCCTTCAATCCTGTATATCCTTTCATCCTGCGAATCCCGGTTCAGACAATATAATACCAGACCTGACGATGAGATTGCTTCGTCGTGCCTCCTCGCAATGACGTGGTTGGGAAAACCAACATTTAAGCGTCATTGCGAGGCACAAGATAGCGGTAGGTAAAGTTCTTAGGTGTGAAATTTTAAGGCTTTAGTTTCTTATGAAACAATGCCGCGGCAATCTGGTGGGGTAAGCCAGGCAGGTTCATTCACCGGGACGCCATCTATTGCAATTCAACTTAAAAAATTCACCTCTTGAATAACAAAAAAGTGCTTTTGGAGTTAATCAAAATAAGGCGTTTATGGAAAGGGAAGTGACAAAGGGGCCTTCACTTTACCGGGTCTGTGTACCCGCCTTCAACTTGGACTAAGAAAAAGGATAAAAGCTTTATCGGCTTTTATCCTTTGCTTTTTCCAGCCCATATTTTTCTTTGGCCAACTTCAACATATAGGCATAGGCTTGTCCATATTCATTGGACACCTCTCCTTCCAATACAGCTTCCCGGATATCGGTTTTTATGTCACCCACCACCTTGCCTGGCTTAAGGTCAAAAGTTTCCATAATAACTTCACCTGTAATAACTGGCTGGAAGTTTCGGAGCTGGTCTTTCGCTTCTACTTCTTCTAACTTTCGTTCCACTCTGTTAAAGTTCTCGAGGTAACGCTTTACCTTTTGATCGTTTTTACTGGTAATATCTGCCCTACATAGCTTCATCAAATCAGGCAGGCCCTCTCCTGCCTCGTACAACAACCTGCGGATAGCAGAGTCAGTAATGTCCTCCTTGACCAAAGCAATAGGCCGCAAGTGCAGCTTGACCAATTTGGCAACAGACTTCATTTTTTCATTCATGGGCAACTTCAGCCGGCGAAAAATATGGGGTACCATCCGGGCACCTTTTTCCTCGTGACCATGAAAAGTCCATCCTACCTTCGGGTCGAACCGCTTGGTAGCCGGCTTGGCTATGTCATGGAGAATGGCAGCCCATCGCAACCACAGGTCATCCGAAACCTGAGCCACATTGTCCAGCACTTGCAGTGTATGGTAAAAGTTATCTTTGTGGGACTTTTTGTTAATCGTCTCCACCCCATGCAAGGCTACCATTTCAGGAAAAAACATTTCGAGCAGCCCGCTGTGAAAAAGGAGTTTGAACCCATACGATGGGGTTTTAGACAAAATAATTTTGTTCAGTTCCGTAGAAATCCGCTCCATAGAGACGATGCTCAGCCGTTCCTTATTTTCATTGAGCGCTTCAAATGTCTCAGGGCTAATATCGAATCCCAGTTGGGAAGCAAACCTAACCGCCCTAAGCATACGCAGGGGATCGTCTGAAAAAGTAACGTGCGGGTCCAAAGGGGTTCTCACAATCTTCCTTTTCAGGTCTTTTACGCCATTAAAAGGATCTGAAAGCTCGCCAAAATCACTTTTATTGACACTGATCGCAAGGGCATTGATGGTAAAATCGCGGCGCAATTGGTCATCTTCAATGGAGCCCGCTATCACTTTAGGCTTTCTCGAATGTTGGGAGTAAGATTCCTTTCGTGCGCCTACAAATTCTATCTCTGCACTTTGATATCTGAGCATAGCCGTACCAAAATTCTTAAAAATGGCAATATGCTCTTCGTCTTTGCCCAGTTTTTTGCCCACATGCTTGGCCAGGTCAATACCATTGCCAACACATACAAAATCTATATCTTTAGAAGGCCTTTTTAACAACAGGTCTCTCACATACCCTCCTACTACATATGTGTCCAAACCTAATTCTTCTGCACTTTCTGAAACAATGGAGAATATGGATTCCTTTTCAAGTAGTTCTTTAAAATTCATGCTTTACTGCACAATACTGGTTATTTATTTCCTGATAAACGAGACTTCTCCGTTAAGGCCTAGTTTCATTATAGTAGATGGTGTAGCTTTAGCCGTTTCGTTGCGCCTGTGGTCCACCACATAGTCTACCCGGTCAATGACTTCTTGGGAGATTTCTGAAAAATTTTGCGGAGAAGGCTGTGTACTGATATTGGCAGAAGTAGACACCAATGCTTTACCAAGCTTTTTTATCACCCGCTGGCAAAACTCATCCTGCACCAAACGAATGGCTATAGAACCATCCTCATTCATTAGGGAAGGAGCTAAATTCTTACCTTTAGGATATATAATGGTAAGCGGTTTTTCTGAAAATTCCACAATATCCCAAGCGATTTCAGGAACCTCTTCTGCATAATAATATAGCTGGTGAATCTCCCCTATCAAAATAATGAGTGCCTTGCTTTCGGCACGCTCTTTTACGGAATAAATTTTCTTGACAGCCTCCTCGTTGGTGGCATCACAGCCCAGCCCCCAAATGGTATCAGTTGGATAAAGCACCACTTTGCCCGCTTTCAGGTGCTCTACCGTTTTCTTAACTTCTTCTTCCATTTTACAAAGGTACAGGTTAAACCTGAAATATGCATTAGAACTTTTTATTAGGAGGCAAAATAACTACCAGGCCTGCTGCCCATTCCCTTAACACTGGCTTTCCTTATTAGAAAATTTCAAACAAACAACTTTAAATCACTTTATAACTAACAAATATCTGTTTTATATTTTTCAATGTAATAGTAAAAAATCAGCTATATGTTATACCTTTGTATCCCATAAGTTCAAAATTACTTATGGCATCTGTAAAATATATATTCGTTACCGGCGGGGTAACATCTTCATTAGGAAAAGGCATTATTTCAGCTTCCCTTGGCAAACTACTGCAAGCAAGGGGCTATTCTGTTACCATTCAAAAATTTGACCCCTATATTAACATAGATCCGGGAACGCTTAACCCTTACGAGCATGGCGAATGTTTTGTAACGGAAGACGGCGCAGAAACAGATCTTGACCTGGGGCATTACGAAAGGTTTCTAAACGTACCGACTACGCAAGCCAACAATGTAACTACTGGCAGGATCTATCATACAGTAATCTCCAAAGAAAGAGAAGGTGCTTTTTTAGGGAAAACGGTACAAGTAGTTCCACATATTACCGATGAGCTAAAAAGGCGGTTCCAACTCCTTGGCGAAAGCGGCAAATATGATTTTGTGATCACAGAAATAGGAGGCTGTGTCGGAGATATCGAGTCGCTACCTTTTATAGAAGCCCTGAGGCAGTTCCGTTGGGAAATGGGGCTAAACGACACCCTTGTCATCCACCTGACGCTGATACCGTTTTTAAAATCTGCTGGCGAACTTAAAACCAAGCCAACACAACATTCAGTAAGGCAGCTTTCAGAAGCAGGTGTCCAAACGGATATACTTGTATGCCGTACAGAGCATCCGTTGCCATCGGATATAAGAAAGAAAATAGCGCTGTTCTGCAACGTACACATCAATTCGGTGATTGAGTCCATAGACGCAGACACCATTTATGATGTACCGCTCATGATGCGCAAAGAAAAGCTGGACGAAAGGGTACTGACCAAGCTGAAGCTACCTCACAAGCAAGAGCCTAACATTGACTCTTGGAAATACTTCCTCGGAAAATTGAAAAACCCTACTTGCGAAGTAAACATAGGTCTTATAGGGAAATATGTAGAACTGCCAGACGCTTATAAATCTATCGTAGAGTCTTTTGTACATTCCGGTGCTGAAAACGAGTGCAAGGTTAACCTAAAATACATTCAGTCAGAAAACCTTACAAAAGACAACATAGAATTTTACATGCACGGCCTTCATGGCATACTTGTTGCGCCAGGGTTTGGCGAAAGAGGTATTGAAGGAAAAATACAAGCAGTAAAATACGCCAGAGAGCACAATGTACCTTTCTTTGGCATTTGCCTAGGCATGCAATGTGCAGTTATTGAGTTTGCGAGAAACGTGCTGAACCTTCCAGAAGCGGCTTCAACAGAAATGAATGCCGAAACTCCTGATCCGGTAATCTGCATGATGGAATCGCAAAAGAACGTTACGCAAAAAGGAGGAACCATGAGACTGGGCGCCTACCCTTGCGAACTTACCAAGGGCACCAAAGCCTACAGCATTTATGGAAAATCCAAGATCAGCGAAAGGCACAGGCACAGGTATGAATTTAACAATGACTACCTAGACCGGTATAAAAATGCAGGCATGGTTGCTTCTGGCATCAACCCGGACACAGGGCTTGTGGAGATCATAGAGCTGAAAGACCACCCGCACTTTGTAGGTGTTCAGTTTCACCCTGAGTTGAAAAGTACGGTACTAAACCCACATCCGCTTTTTGTGAGATTTGTAAAAGCGGCACAAGATTGCTTAAAACTTTAATTTTTTTTAATTATAAAATAAATGGATAGAAATCAAATCATCGGATTAGTTCTTATAGCCGCGCTGATGATGGTATATGTCATTTGGTTTGGACAACAACCACCAGCAGAGGTTGAAGTCGCTCATGACACCACCACAGTAGAAAGAGCAGAAACACAGCCGGATATAACACAACCCCAACCAGAAGACACTACGCAAGTGGCCGAAGAGCTGAGACAGCAGTTTGGCGAACTGGCTATAGGTGCGCAAGGAAGTGAAGAAAGACTGGTGCTGGAAAACGAAAAAATACAGTTAAAAATAAATACCCACGGTGGCAAGATCGATAGTGTATTGCTCAAGGATTACCTCACCGACCGCAAGGACCCCCTATACCTGGTCGACGAGATCCACAGCCAAATGCAACTAATTGCTCAAACACCACAAGGGTCGGTAAATCTAAAAGACTTGTACTATGAAGCTACTAAGAATATCCAAGGCGATACTTCGAGCTTGGTGCTTCGCCTCTCTGTAGCGGAAAACAGGTACATTGAGCAAATTTACACACTTTTACCCAATGCATACCAGCTTAACTACAGCATCAATATAGTAGGACTGGACAATGTCATCCATAATGAACCGTTGCAGTTCAACTGGAATGCCAACCTACCTAGGATAGAATACGACCTGGAGCAAAGCCGTATACGTTCAACAGTCAATTACTATACGCTGGCTGGGGATTTCGATTATCTCTCAGAAACCACCACAGAACTTCAGACAGAGCAAATCAATGAGCCACTGAAATGGGTTTCCATGAAGCAGAAATTCTTTAATTCTGCCATCATTGCCCAAAACCAATTCGAAAGAGGCACAGTAAGCAGCCAAGTAGTACCTACCGACACAGTGGGAATAAAGTCCTTGGAGGCCAACCTATTGATACCTATTGGAGATGTAAAAGCCGGGGGCAGCAATTTCCAGTTTTATTTCGGCCCTAACCATTACCGCACCCTCCGTCAGGTAACCGAAGGGTTCCACAGAAATGTTTACCTAGGCTGGCCGGTAATCAACTGGATCAACAGGTTCATCGTAGTACCTGTCTTCCATTTTCTGGAACAGTTCATTCCTAATTATGGTATTATTATCATTATATTGGTCATACTGATCAAGCTGATATTGCTCCCCCTTTCCTATAAGTCATACCTAAGTATGGCAAAAATGAAAGTGTTAAAACCAGAACTTGATGAGATCAAAGCCAAATATAGTGATGACATGCAGAAAGTTCAAACGGAGCAAATGCAGTTATACCAAAAAGTAGGAATCAACCCACTGAGTGGCTGTATTCCACTACTACTGCAAATGCCGATCCTTTTGGCCATGTTCAACTTCTTCCCTAACTCTATTGAACTTCGTCAAGAGTCGTTCTTATGGGCGCATGACCTTTCGACTTATGACGCACCGATATTGTTGCCGTTTACCATTCCATTTTATGGTTCTCACGTGAGTATTTTCACCTTGCTAATGACCTTGTCTACTATAGGTATTACCTATTTCAACAACCAGACAAGCACCGTTCAAGGACCAATGAAGAGCCTATCGTACACCATGCCAGTGATATTCATGTTCGTATTGAACAGCTTCCCGGCAGGACTGAGCTTTTATTACCTCATGTCAAACATCGTAACAATGATCCAACAACAGGCAATCAAAAAGTTTGTGAACGAGGACAAAATCAAAGAAGCTTTGGAGGAGAACAGAAGAAAGATAGCCTCAGGACAGACGAAAAAATCCAAGTGGATGTTGCGCGTGGAAGAAGCCATGAAGGCCAAAGAAGAAGAAGCGAGAAAGAGGAAAAAGAAATAACCTGCACATAAAAACAGCAGCAGATCCTATAAAAGAGACTGCAAAGCTGAACCGCAAGAAACCGGAAGGGCATCAAACCCCTTCCGGTTTTTTTGTAACCGGGAAACATTACCTAAAAAAATGTCTGGATTACCCATTTAAGTCCCTAGGAAGTAATAAGTTTTTTGCTTGTGTAAAAATATGCGTTAAAGAGCCATTTCTTAAATGAGGGTAAGTAACACAGTTAGAAAATAAAGTGGCCATTGATGAAATTGCGTTAAGAACTTTATAAACATGGAGCGGCCAAAAAATTTGCTGTTTGAGCCCGACGCAAGGAGGGTGAGTTTCATCCCGATAGCTATCGGGATAGCGTAATGGTTATAAAGTTTGGCAAATTTCATCACAGGCCTTGACTTTTTTGCTTACTTTTTTTGTCTAAGAAAAAAAGTAAGGCCCTGCC is from Cytophagaceae bacterium ABcell3 and encodes:
- a CDS encoding CTP synthase, translated to MASVKYIFVTGGVTSSLGKGIISASLGKLLQARGYSVTIQKFDPYINIDPGTLNPYEHGECFVTEDGAETDLDLGHYERFLNVPTTQANNVTTGRIYHTVISKEREGAFLGKTVQVVPHITDELKRRFQLLGESGKYDFVITEIGGCVGDIESLPFIEALRQFRWEMGLNDTLVIHLTLIPFLKSAGELKTKPTQHSVRQLSEAGVQTDILVCRTEHPLPSDIRKKIALFCNVHINSVIESIDADTIYDVPLMMRKEKLDERVLTKLKLPHKQEPNIDSWKYFLGKLKNPTCEVNIGLIGKYVELPDAYKSIVESFVHSGAENECKVNLKYIQSENLTKDNIEFYMHGLHGILVAPGFGERGIEGKIQAVKYAREHNVPFFGICLGMQCAVIEFARNVLNLPEAASTEMNAETPDPVICMMESQKNVTQKGGTMRLGAYPCELTKGTKAYSIYGKSKISERHRHRYEFNNDYLDRYKNAGMVASGINPDTGLVEIIELKDHPHFVGVQFHPELKSTVLNPHPLFVRFVKAAQDCLKL
- a CDS encoding HD domain-containing protein; the protein is MNFKELLEKESIFSIVSESAEELGLDTYVVGGYVRDLLLKRPSKDIDFVCVGNGIDLAKHVGKKLGKDEEHIAIFKNFGTAMLRYQSAEIEFVGARKESYSQHSRKPKVIAGSIEDDQLRRDFTINALAISVNKSDFGELSDPFNGVKDLKRKIVRTPLDPHVTFSDDPLRMLRAVRFASQLGFDISPETFEALNENKERLSIVSMERISTELNKIILSKTPSYGFKLLFHSGLLEMFFPEMVALHGVETINKKSHKDNFYHTLQVLDNVAQVSDDLWLRWAAILHDIAKPATKRFDPKVGWTFHGHEEKGARMVPHIFRRLKLPMNEKMKSVAKLVKLHLRPIALVKEDITDSAIRRLLYEAGEGLPDLMKLCRADITSKNDQKVKRYLENFNRVERKLEEVEAKDQLRNFQPVITGEVIMETFDLKPGKVVGDIKTDIREAVLEGEVSNEYGQAYAYMLKLAKEKYGLEKAKDKSR
- the yidC gene encoding membrane protein insertase YidC; the encoded protein is MDRNQIIGLVLIAALMMVYVIWFGQQPPAEVEVAHDTTTVERAETQPDITQPQPEDTTQVAEELRQQFGELAIGAQGSEERLVLENEKIQLKINTHGGKIDSVLLKDYLTDRKDPLYLVDEIHSQMQLIAQTPQGSVNLKDLYYEATKNIQGDTSSLVLRLSVAENRYIEQIYTLLPNAYQLNYSINIVGLDNVIHNEPLQFNWNANLPRIEYDLEQSRIRSTVNYYTLAGDFDYLSETTTELQTEQINEPLKWVSMKQKFFNSAIIAQNQFERGTVSSQVVPTDTVGIKSLEANLLIPIGDVKAGGSNFQFYFGPNHYRTLRQVTEGFHRNVYLGWPVINWINRFIVVPVFHFLEQFIPNYGIIIIILVILIKLILLPLSYKSYLSMAKMKVLKPELDEIKAKYSDDMQKVQTEQMQLYQKVGINPLSGCIPLLLQMPILLAMFNFFPNSIELRQESFLWAHDLSTYDAPILLPFTIPFYGSHVSIFTLLMTLSTIGITYFNNQTSTVQGPMKSLSYTMPVIFMFVLNSFPAGLSFYYLMSNIVTMIQQQAIKKFVNEDKIKEALEENRRKIASGQTKKSKWMLRVEEAMKAKEEEARKRKKK
- a CDS encoding L-threonylcarbamoyladenylate synthase: MEEEVKKTVEHLKAGKVVLYPTDTIWGLGCDATNEEAVKKIYSVKERAESKALIILIGEIHQLYYYAEEVPEIAWDIVEFSEKPLTIIYPKGKNLAPSLMNEDGSIAIRLVQDEFCQRVIKKLGKALVSTSANISTQPSPQNFSEISQEVIDRVDYVVDHRRNETAKATPSTIMKLGLNGEVSFIRK